In one window of Methanosarcina vacuolata Z-761 DNA:
- a CDS encoding DUF3160 domain-containing protein gives MRTLIIICLLIVSLISGSGCIGSSSEPVNETSSVNETNFEDETDNQTSSFNSTEEDVFIENSSEKTSNTLKLEGQSSFSKYYNKENLQFEATVPTYSLPLQDSEIANYYQFTQNIPLTDENRDLVCKNGFIVIENGTSEYPLTVGQTLVNETYKDLKVADIPIFITSDSLLHLYHIQFDETLKRVETEEFYDDLWKLDKALLKESIEDYDSASGAEKEAARRNVAYFAVALSLLEPKSEQTTENANVAVETTPFNSRDVNDYSVEVPSFVKDDVEAELNLIEAHEGFASSPIFKYSEDYSQYMPRGHYTNSEKLKNYFKAMMWHGRISMFLQSDAIAAESSENDAKIQTIQALLISDHFGRDKDIQARWNRIYSVTAFYAGFSDDLGPYEYAKVLDTVFGNDRKGVSFDNESLTALKTELEKYESPKIYGGTGGIIQTGSETENETLETTKGFRFMGQRYTPDSYVLQKLHPPALNIMDLLGSERAGEHLKSLNISENEGYEKAHTSLENEFGAFDEEDWNKNLYWAQLYALKPLLVSYPEGYPTFMQTEAWEDKQLNTALSSWTELRHDTILYAKQEYFLGPPQVPPEEKPVQGYVEPVPEFYARMLALTKMAHTGLAEMEVLDEQSDKDFTTLENTLEKLLEISIKELENKELTEEEYEFIRNFDQSISPMLENVDIKSQNSILVADVYTSPAGVLEEGTGKLNLIVVAYKQPDGRIVLGAGPVMSYYEFWQPSGQRLTDEEWRDMLENNPPERPKWAKSFKM, from the coding sequence GGGCAAAGCTCCTTTTCCAAATATTACAATAAAGAAAATCTGCAGTTCGAGGCTACAGTTCCCACTTATTCTTTACCTCTGCAGGATTCCGAGATTGCAAATTATTATCAGTTCACCCAAAATATTCCCCTGACGGACGAAAACAGGGATTTAGTATGCAAAAATGGTTTTATTGTAATTGAAAATGGAACTTCTGAATACCCACTTACAGTAGGGCAGACTCTTGTAAATGAAACATACAAAGATCTGAAAGTGGCCGATATTCCTATTTTCATTACATCCGATTCTCTTCTTCACCTTTACCACATCCAGTTTGATGAGACGCTAAAAAGGGTAGAAACTGAGGAATTTTACGACGACCTGTGGAAACTTGACAAAGCTCTCCTTAAAGAATCCATAGAAGATTATGACAGCGCGTCAGGAGCAGAAAAAGAAGCTGCAAGAAGAAATGTTGCATACTTTGCCGTTGCTTTAAGCCTTCTTGAACCAAAATCTGAACAGACAACTGAAAATGCAAACGTTGCAGTGGAAACTACGCCCTTCAATTCTAGGGACGTAAATGACTACAGTGTAGAAGTTCCTTCTTTTGTAAAAGATGACGTTGAAGCCGAACTGAACCTGATAGAAGCTCACGAAGGATTTGCGTCTTCTCCGATCTTCAAGTATAGTGAAGATTACTCTCAGTACATGCCACGGGGACACTACACAAACTCAGAGAAACTGAAGAACTACTTTAAAGCCATGATGTGGCACGGTAGAATAAGTATGTTCCTTCAGTCAGACGCGATTGCTGCAGAAAGTTCTGAAAATGACGCGAAAATTCAGACCATTCAGGCTCTTTTAATTTCGGACCATTTTGGCAGGGACAAAGACATTCAAGCTAGATGGAACAGAATCTACAGCGTGACGGCGTTCTATGCCGGTTTTTCCGACGACCTCGGTCCCTATGAGTATGCAAAAGTTCTGGATACTGTTTTTGGGAATGATAGAAAAGGAGTAAGTTTCGACAACGAAAGTCTTACAGCACTGAAAACTGAACTTGAAAAATATGAAAGCCCAAAAATCTACGGTGGAACAGGGGGAATAATTCAGACAGGCTCTGAAACTGAAAATGAAACTCTTGAGACTACAAAAGGATTCAGATTCATGGGCCAGCGCTACACTCCAGATTCCTATGTCCTCCAGAAGCTCCATCCTCCTGCCCTGAACATTATGGATCTCCTCGGTTCCGAAAGGGCCGGAGAACACCTGAAAAGCTTGAATATTTCCGAAAATGAAGGATACGAGAAAGCTCACACTTCTCTTGAAAATGAATTTGGAGCGTTTGATGAAGAGGACTGGAATAAAAATCTTTACTGGGCTCAACTGTACGCTTTAAAGCCTCTTCTTGTAAGCTATCCTGAGGGTTATCCCACCTTCATGCAGACTGAAGCCTGGGAAGATAAACAGCTTAACACGGCCCTTTCTTCCTGGACCGAGCTCAGGCACGATACTATCCTCTATGCAAAGCAGGAGTACTTTCTAGGTCCTCCCCAGGTGCCACCAGAAGAAAAACCTGTTCAGGGCTATGTGGAGCCAGTTCCCGAATTTTATGCCAGAATGCTTGCCCTTACAAAAATGGCACATACCGGGCTGGCTGAAATGGAAGTTCTTGATGAGCAGTCGGATAAAGACTTTACAACTCTAGAAAACACCCTTGAAAAGTTGCTGGAAATCTCGATTAAAGAGCTCGAAAATAAAGAGCTGACAGAAGAAGAGTATGAGTTCATCAGGAATTTCGATCAAAGCATATCTCCAATGCTTGAGAATGTAGATATAAAGTCCCAGAACTCCATTCTGGTTGCAGATGTCTATACTTCTCCTGCTGGAGTTCTGGAAGAAGGAACCGGTAAACTGAATCTGATAGTAGTGGCCTATAAACAGCCCGATGGCAGGATTGTGCTTGGAGCAGGACCTGTAATGAGCTATTATGAGTTTTGGCAGCCCTCAGGACAGAGGTTGACAGATGAAGAATGGAGAGATATGCTAGAAAATAATCCTCCCGAAAGGCCGAAGTGGGCAAAGTCTTTTAAGATGTAA